The following are from one region of the Advenella mimigardefordensis DPN7 genome:
- the folE2 gene encoding GTP cyclohydrolase FolE2, which produces MNSQIEPSVLMPDVQSTLDERHITIQRVGIRQVKQPMLLQLADGSVQATIAEWTFTVMLPAHEKGTHMSRFMALLNTWRNRPMTAESFRAMALEMLPLLHAEKGDITATFPYFINKKAPVSGVESLMDYQVTWVARAEGQQAVVEQTMLVPVMSLCPCSKAISEYGAHNQRSHVTVSVVAEQHYELDDLIRRIEAQGSCELWGLLKRTDEKYVTERSYDNPKFVEDLVRDVAAVFQKLPGVVRYRVEAENFESIHNHSAYAVVEG; this is translated from the coding sequence ATGAATTCTCAAATTGAACCATCGGTGCTGATGCCTGATGTGCAAAGTACGCTGGATGAGCGTCATATCACCATACAGCGTGTGGGTATCCGGCAGGTAAAACAGCCAATGCTGCTGCAACTGGCTGACGGGTCGGTGCAGGCCACCATTGCCGAATGGACATTTACGGTGATGCTGCCGGCGCATGAAAAGGGTACACATATGTCCCGCTTCATGGCGCTACTCAATACCTGGCGCAACCGACCCATGACGGCCGAAAGTTTTCGTGCCATGGCGCTCGAAATGCTGCCGCTGCTGCACGCAGAAAAAGGCGATATTACCGCTACCTTCCCTTATTTCATCAATAAGAAAGCGCCGGTCTCCGGGGTGGAAAGCCTGATGGATTATCAGGTGACCTGGGTAGCCCGGGCCGAGGGGCAGCAGGCTGTGGTAGAGCAGACAATGCTGGTGCCGGTCATGAGCCTGTGTCCATGCTCCAAGGCGATTTCCGAATATGGCGCGCATAATCAGCGCTCCCATGTGACGGTGAGCGTGGTCGCCGAGCAGCACTATGAGCTGGATGATCTGATCCGGCGTATCGAAGCTCAGGGTTCGTGCGAATTGTGGGGGCTGCTCAAGCGGACCGACGAGAAATACGTGACAGAACGCTCCTATGACAATCCGAAGTTTGTCGAAGATCTGGTGCGCGACGTGGCGGCCGTATTCCAGAAACTGCCTGGTGTGGTCCGTTACCGGGTCGAAGCTGAGAACTTCGAGTCTATTCATAACCACAGTGCCTATGCTGTGGTAGAAGGCTAG